TGATACAGCAAGATGTCCGAAGCCATCAACACCGGATACGCGAATAGACCAAACCCGATCGAGGCTTCCTTTTGCTTCGCCGACTTGTCCTTGAACTGCGTCATGCGCCGCATCTCGCCGAACATGGCGAAGCACCCGAGCACCCATGCGAGTTCGGCATGTTCGTGCACGTGCGACTGCACGAACAGCGTCGCCTTTTCGGGGTCGATGCCGACGGCAAGGTAGACGGCGGCAAGATCCAGGGTCGCGCGGCGCAACTCGTCAGGGTCCTGAGGCAACGTGATGGCGTGCATGTCCACGATGCAGAAGAAGCAGTCGTTTTCATGCTGAGCAGCGACGAACTGGCGCAGCGCGCCGATGTAGTTGCCCATGTGGATGTCGCCGGTGGGCTGCACTCCCGAAAGGATCCGGGTCACGCTCACTCCCTCCAATTGAAAACGCGCGCGCGTGGCGGCACTCTACCAACCGTGCCTGCCACGCGCGCGCGCGTGAAACGAACTGCTAGGCGAGCTGCGCCAGGTCGGCACACTTGCCGCGCACGGCCTCAGCGGCCTCACGAAGGCCCGAGAGTTCCGTGTCGGTCAGCGGCAACTCGACGATCTCCTTGACGCCGCCGGCGCCCAAACGCGCCGGGACGCCCAGGTAGACGTCTTTGATTCCGTACTGGCCGGTCACCCATGCGCACACCGGCATCGAAGCCCCGGTGTCGCCTGCGACGGCCTCGACCATCGTGGCCGCCGCGCTCGACGGCGCGTAGTACGCGCTGCCGGTCTTGAGCAGTCCGACGATCTCGGCTCCACCGTCACGGGTCCGCTTGACCAACCGCTCGACCGTCTCGGCATCGCACACGTCCGCAAGCGGCTTGCCGGCAACGGTGACCTGTGATGGCACCGGCACCATGGTGTCGCCGTGCGAGCCCAGCGTGATCGCCTCGACCTCCAACGGAGACACGCCGAGTTCCTCGCCCACGAAGTGCTTGAACCGCGCAGTGTCGAGCATGCCGGCCTGACCGAGCACCCGCGCGTGCGGGAAGCCCGAGGCCTCGCGGAACAGGAAGGTCATCTCGTCCAGCGGGTTCGTCACCACGATGACGACTGCGTTCGGAGACCCGGGGCAGAACTGCTCGGCAACGCCGCGGATGATCTTGGCGTTGACTTCGAGC
This portion of the Actinomycetota bacterium genome encodes:
- the mdh gene encoding malate dehydrogenase — its product is MKVTVVGAGKYGSTTVQRLAESKVIDEIVMTDIVEGLPQGLALDMMQSRSIEGFETRIVGTNTYEETAGSDVCVVTAGLPRKPGMSRMDLLEVNAKIIRGVAEQFCPGSPNAVVIVVTNPLDEMTFLFREASGFPHARVLGQAGMLDTARFKHFVGEELGVSPLEVEAITLGSHGDTMVPVPSQVTVAGKPLADVCDAETVERLVKRTRDGGAEIVGLLKTGSAYYAPSSAAATMVEAVAGDTGASMPVCAWVTGQYGIKDVYLGVPARLGAGGVKEIVELPLTDTELSGLREAAEAVRGKCADLAQLA